One Lacticaseibacillus rhamnosus genomic window carries:
- a CDS encoding alpha/beta hydrolase, translating to MKRNNWIWLGLLGMVLVVSAGWYWFHNQSANTSDQEQASIGKTATLYLHGYSGGAGSTNTLIRHAKQAGATKVLIATVSKNGKVSWLGTPHHVRKPIVQVVFEDNRNPDAVKWADWLATVNRQLYQRYGVRNVNFVAHSMGNMAVMFYAIRNQDQQKLPKINAYVAIAGHFDGIIGMGDQPHQIKLTANGYPSPLDENYAELARMRDRFPKGVKVLNIYGDLRDGSDSDGRVSNNSSRSLRYLVSPRATSYREREYFGRDAQHSALHENPKVAQAVDAFLW from the coding sequence ATGAAACGAAACAACTGGATTTGGTTGGGCTTACTTGGCATGGTTCTGGTTGTCAGTGCAGGTTGGTATTGGTTCCACAACCAGTCTGCCAACACATCCGATCAGGAGCAGGCGTCGATTGGCAAAACCGCAACGCTTTATTTGCATGGCTATTCCGGTGGTGCCGGGTCGACCAACACGTTAATCCGTCACGCTAAACAGGCGGGAGCAACCAAAGTCCTTATTGCAACGGTGAGTAAAAACGGGAAAGTCAGTTGGCTTGGGACGCCTCATCATGTTCGTAAGCCAATTGTGCAAGTGGTCTTTGAAGACAATCGCAATCCGGATGCTGTGAAATGGGCTGATTGGCTGGCGACGGTTAATCGTCAGCTTTACCAACGTTATGGTGTGCGCAACGTTAACTTTGTCGCCCACTCAATGGGAAATATGGCGGTGATGTTCTATGCAATTCGCAATCAAGACCAGCAAAAACTACCCAAAATAAACGCCTATGTTGCCATTGCCGGGCATTTTGACGGCATCATTGGTATGGGCGATCAACCACATCAAATCAAGTTAACTGCTAACGGCTATCCATCCCCGTTAGACGAAAATTATGCTGAGTTGGCTCGGATGCGCGATCGTTTTCCAAAAGGGGTTAAGGTGTTGAATATCTACGGTGATCTTCGCGATGGTTCCGATTCGGATGGGCGGGTTAGCAACAACTCATCGCGATCGTTACGATATCTGGTTAGCCCACGCGCAACCAGTTACCGGGAAAGAGAATACTTCGGTCGCGATGCCCAACACAGCGCATTACATGAAAATCCTAAGGTCGCCCAAGCGGTAGATGCTTTTCTCTGGTGA
- a CDS encoding DUF421 domain-containing protein, whose product MRLFQDPYFVTAMKLLLGFIVFIAQIKLTGKGNLAPATIVDQMQNYVLGGIIGGVIYNTDIGLLQFVNVLLIWTLIVFSTKYLTNHNRWLKRVIDGEPLLVVQHGQIKVDTATQVGLSANDLAYKLRAAGVNDLRDVRQAYLEQNGQLNVILKGDETIKYPLILDGQIDPAALDAIDHDEKWLKDRLAEQGYEPGDVYMASFLGGRVVVSPYDRT is encoded by the coding sequence ATGCGACTTTTTCAGGATCCATACTTTGTGACGGCAATGAAGCTGCTTTTGGGCTTCATTGTCTTCATCGCGCAAATCAAGCTCACCGGTAAAGGTAATCTTGCACCGGCAACCATTGTCGATCAAATGCAGAATTACGTTCTTGGCGGCATCATCGGCGGCGTTATTTATAATACCGATATCGGTCTGTTGCAGTTTGTCAACGTGCTGCTGATCTGGACGTTAATCGTTTTCAGCACTAAATACCTGACGAACCACAATCGTTGGCTCAAACGGGTGATTGATGGCGAACCGTTATTAGTCGTTCAACATGGTCAAATCAAAGTGGATACCGCCACACAGGTAGGCTTGTCTGCTAACGACCTTGCTTATAAACTACGAGCTGCCGGCGTCAATGATTTACGCGATGTTCGCCAGGCTTATCTTGAACAAAATGGCCAGTTAAACGTCATTTTAAAAGGCGATGAAACCATCAAATATCCACTCATTTTAGATGGACAAATTGACCCGGCCGCACTTGACGCCATTGACCATGATGAGAAATGGCTTAAAGATCGCTTGGCAGAGCAAGGATACGAACCCGGTGATGTCTATATGGCCAGTTTTCTTGGTGGACGCGTTGTTGTGTCACCATACGATCGCACCTAA
- a CDS encoding DUF3290 family protein, producing MGTTFFAYSVLTQQNSWQSTLRYTIILIGALLIIAYLLYFLRHKRSNKYRDLLVLVALVELLTIGIQVRDLQASRTANADSQAVATLLRSVATQKHVATRQLYANSNTVHTGMLITIGRSTKEMYTVTINADNNSYQLSKTTLIVPKAQFITK from the coding sequence ATGGGAACTACCTTTTTTGCTTATTCCGTGCTAACCCAGCAGAACAGTTGGCAAAGCACCTTACGTTATACCATTATTTTAATCGGTGCCTTGCTTATTATTGCTTATCTTCTGTACTTTTTACGCCACAAACGCAGTAACAAATACCGCGATCTTTTGGTGCTAGTTGCTTTAGTTGAACTCCTGACCATCGGCATCCAAGTTCGCGATCTTCAGGCTAGTCGAACGGCCAATGCTGATTCCCAAGCCGTTGCCACCCTGTTACGCAGCGTGGCAACCCAAAAGCATGTCGCTACCCGCCAGCTTTATGCCAACAGCAATACTGTTCACACCGGCATGCTGATCACCATCGGCCGCTCCACAAAAGAAATGTACACCGTCACAATTAATGCCGATAATAACAGTTACCAGTTATCTAAAACGACCTTGATTGTGCCAAAAGCTCAGTTCATCACTAAATAA
- a CDS encoding vitamin B12 independent methionine synthase has translation MTEEVQTKAPFRADLVGSLLRPERLKVAHQQLGIGEIQQDQELAIQHEAIKHIVKKQVELGFNAVTDGEFSRRYWHLDFFWGLNGFEKDDAWKYERDFKGGINAAANVHLAGKVGFNPDHPFFAAFNYLKSIVPAGVLPKQTIPSPALLFRDHRSDNWSKYYASFDDYLADVVQAYVATIEHFYTLGVRYLQIDDTNWAYLIQNLKDTENDPKRHQHFVDFAKLAHQVIKAVLVRLPEDLTVTSHICRGNFQSTFLFSGGYQYVADEIGDLPYDGLFLEYDSQRAGSFEPLPQLWQGDTNKRIVLGLITSKFPELEDEEKVIERIHAATAYVPLSNLALSTQCGFASTEEGNKLTEDDQWAKLALVQRIAHRVWEDA, from the coding sequence ATGACAGAAGAAGTTCAAACCAAAGCCCCTTTTCGTGCTGATTTAGTTGGTAGTTTGCTGCGTCCGGAGCGGTTGAAGGTTGCTCATCAGCAGCTTGGGATCGGTGAGATTCAGCAGGATCAGGAGCTGGCGATTCAGCATGAAGCCATCAAACATATTGTTAAAAAGCAAGTCGAACTCGGGTTTAATGCCGTTACTGATGGTGAATTCTCGCGGCGTTATTGGCACCTAGACTTTTTCTGGGGCCTGAATGGTTTCGAAAAGGATGATGCATGGAAGTATGAACGGGACTTTAAAGGTGGTATCAACGCTGCTGCCAATGTTCATCTTGCCGGTAAGGTTGGTTTCAATCCCGATCATCCCTTCTTTGCCGCCTTTAACTATCTCAAGAGCATTGTGCCTGCCGGGGTCTTGCCGAAGCAAACGATTCCTAGTCCAGCGCTGTTGTTTAGGGATCATCGCAGCGATAACTGGTCGAAGTACTATGCTTCTTTTGATGATTATTTAGCTGACGTGGTGCAAGCATACGTGGCAACTATTGAGCACTTTTATACTTTGGGTGTCCGTTACTTGCAGATTGATGATACGAATTGGGCTTATCTGATTCAAAACCTAAAAGATACAGAGAACGACCCGAAACGACACCAGCATTTTGTCGACTTTGCCAAGCTGGCGCATCAGGTCATTAAAGCAGTGTTAGTTCGATTACCTGAAGATTTGACCGTAACTTCGCACATTTGCCGCGGAAATTTCCAGTCGACTTTCTTATTCTCGGGCGGCTATCAGTATGTTGCTGATGAAATTGGCGACTTGCCTTATGACGGATTGTTCCTTGAGTATGACAGTCAGCGTGCCGGTTCGTTTGAGCCATTACCGCAGCTGTGGCAAGGCGATACCAATAAGCGGATTGTGTTAGGGTTGATTACGTCGAAGTTTCCGGAGTTAGAAGACGAGGAAAAAGTGATTGAACGTATCCATGCTGCGACTGCTTATGTGCCACTGAGCAACCTGGCTTTGTCCACCCAATGTGGTTTTGCGTCAACTGAAGAAGGCAACAAGCTGACCGAAGATGATCAATGGGCGAAGTTGGCCTTGGTTCAGCGTATTGCGCATCGGGTTTGGGAAGATGCTTAA
- a CDS encoding S-ribosylhomocysteine lyase: MAKVESFTLDHTAVKAPYVRLITTEKGPNGDEISNYDLRLVQPNTAAIDTAGLHTIEHLLASLLRDRMDGVIDCSPFGCRTGFHLITWGTHSTTEVAKALKSSLEAIANDITWDDVPGVDIKSCGNYKDHSLFSAKEWAKLILSRGISNDPFTRQVV; this comes from the coding sequence ATGGCAAAAGTTGAAAGCTTTACGTTAGATCACACTGCAGTTAAGGCGCCTTATGTCCGGTTAATTACCACCGAAAAGGGCCCGAATGGCGATGAAATTTCTAACTATGATTTACGCTTGGTTCAGCCAAACACCGCTGCGATTGATACTGCCGGGTTGCATACAATTGAACACTTGTTGGCATCATTATTGCGCGATCGCATGGATGGCGTGATTGATTGTTCACCGTTTGGCTGCCGCACCGGCTTTCACTTGATTACCTGGGGAACACACAGCACCACGGAAGTCGCCAAAGCGCTGAAGTCCAGCCTTGAAGCGATTGCTAACGATATTACCTGGGATGATGTACCCGGTGTTGACATCAAGAGTTGTGGCAACTACAAAGATCACAGCCTGTTTTCTGCTAAAGAGTGGGCAAAGTTGATTTTGAGTCGCGGCATTTCTAACGATCCATTTACCCGGCAGGTTGTCTAA
- a CDS encoding TVP38/TMEM64 family protein produces MTPKNVRHLINLATLIVVIALVIVTIYWYDLGILSDVKVLQSYIARLGLTGALFFVVIQVIQVVIPIIPGGISTAAGVILFGPWFGFLYNYIGIAIGSFINFFLARRFGKPLLTYLISEKTYEKYIGYTKNQTRFDHLFTLAIVLPVAPDDVLCLLAGLTKMTFTRFFWIIILGKPITIFAYSMSLLYGGRWLIDLFS; encoded by the coding sequence ATGACTCCAAAAAATGTCCGCCATTTGATCAATCTTGCCACCCTGATCGTTGTGATCGCTTTAGTCATCGTCACTATTTATTGGTACGATCTAGGGATTCTTTCTGATGTCAAGGTTTTACAAAGTTACATCGCCCGACTCGGCTTAACCGGAGCTTTATTTTTCGTTGTCATTCAAGTTATCCAGGTCGTGATTCCCATCATTCCAGGCGGCATCAGTACCGCTGCAGGTGTGATTCTTTTTGGCCCGTGGTTTGGTTTTCTCTACAACTACATCGGCATCGCGATCGGATCTTTTATTAACTTTTTTCTTGCCCGCCGTTTTGGCAAGCCCCTGCTGACGTATTTAATTTCGGAAAAAACTTATGAAAAATACATCGGCTACACTAAGAATCAGACCCGGTTTGATCACCTGTTTACGCTTGCCATTGTGCTGCCGGTTGCCCCAGATGATGTGCTATGTTTGCTCGCCGGTCTCACCAAAATGACCTTCACCAGGTTCTTCTGGATTATTATACTCGGCAAACCCATTACCATCTTCGCCTATAGCATGAGTTTGCTATATGGTGGCCGGTGGTTGATTGATCTATTCAGTTAA
- the ruvA gene encoding Holliday junction branch migration protein RuvA, with amino-acid sequence MYEYFEGTIQAVTPAYIVIDVNGIGFRLLVANPYDFEAGKQTRIYVQLIIRENDQTLYGFETAADKRTFNQLLSVTGIGPKSALAILANVSSGGLATAIAQDDVKFLTKFPGIGKKTAAQIILDLKGKITTDAQPAAATIMPTADQVAPELADALAALVALGYTQRAVDGITDALKAFDATTTDAYLREGLRLLSGRA; translated from the coding sequence ATGTACGAATACTTTGAAGGCACAATTCAGGCCGTAACGCCGGCGTACATTGTCATTGATGTCAATGGCATCGGATTTCGCCTGCTGGTAGCCAATCCATACGATTTTGAAGCGGGAAAGCAGACCCGGATTTATGTGCAACTCATCATCCGCGAAAATGATCAAACACTTTACGGATTTGAAACGGCAGCGGATAAACGAACTTTTAACCAGTTGTTATCCGTCACCGGCATTGGTCCGAAATCAGCGTTGGCAATTTTGGCAAATGTTTCAAGTGGTGGCCTAGCAACTGCCATTGCCCAAGATGATGTTAAATTTTTGACCAAGTTTCCGGGCATCGGTAAGAAGACGGCCGCTCAGATTATCCTGGATCTAAAAGGCAAAATTACGACCGATGCTCAACCGGCTGCCGCAACGATCATGCCGACCGCCGATCAAGTAGCGCCGGAGCTGGCAGATGCCTTGGCTGCACTGGTTGCCTTAGGATACACCCAACGCGCGGTTGATGGCATTACCGATGCTTTGAAAGCCTTTGACGCCACGACGACCGATGCTTATCTGCGTGAAGGTTTACGCTTGTTGAGCGGACGAGCATAA
- the ruvB gene encoding Holliday junction branch migration DNA helicase RuvB, producing MPDANKDRLVSGDIDDLNEAQIEKSLRPRRLAQYIGQDRVKHQLTVYITAAKQREESLDHVLLYGPPGLGKTTLALVIANEMGVNIRTTSGPAIEKPGDLVALLNELRPGDVLFVDEIHRLPKIVEEMLYSAMEDFYIDIVVGQGPTAHPVHFPLPPFTLIGATTRAGMLSAPLRDRFGISEHMAYYSPDDLSEIVKRSANVFNMAIDAEGAYEIARRSRGTPRVANRLLKRIRDFAEVAGKSPVDLAMVDHALDQLQVDAQGLDQIDRKLLTFMIRDYQGGPVGLSTIAANIGEEMATIEEMYEPYLLQIGFLKRTPRGRMVTPAGFAHMGMTMPQSSDEQSPSKNN from the coding sequence TTGCCAGACGCAAACAAGGATCGGTTAGTTTCAGGCGACATTGATGATCTGAATGAAGCACAAATTGAGAAAAGCTTACGTCCACGGCGGCTTGCTCAATATATTGGTCAGGATCGGGTTAAACATCAGCTGACCGTTTATATTACTGCGGCCAAGCAACGTGAAGAATCCTTGGATCACGTTTTGTTATATGGACCGCCGGGATTAGGCAAAACCACGCTGGCACTGGTGATTGCCAACGAAATGGGTGTGAATATCCGTACCACTTCCGGACCGGCCATTGAAAAACCAGGTGATTTGGTCGCGTTGCTGAATGAGTTGCGCCCCGGAGATGTGTTGTTTGTCGATGAAATTCACCGATTACCAAAAATTGTTGAAGAAATGTTGTACTCGGCCATGGAAGACTTTTATATTGATATTGTCGTTGGCCAGGGTCCGACTGCCCATCCGGTTCATTTTCCCTTGCCGCCATTTACCTTGATTGGGGCCACAACGCGAGCTGGTATGTTGTCGGCACCATTGCGCGATCGATTTGGCATTAGTGAACATATGGCGTATTATTCGCCTGATGACTTAAGTGAGATTGTTAAACGCTCGGCGAATGTCTTCAATATGGCGATTGATGCAGAAGGTGCTTACGAGATTGCGCGGCGGTCGCGGGGAACGCCGCGGGTTGCCAATCGCTTGTTGAAGCGTATTCGAGATTTTGCTGAAGTTGCCGGCAAGAGCCCGGTTGACTTGGCAATGGTCGATCATGCGCTTGATCAGTTGCAGGTCGATGCCCAAGGGCTTGATCAGATTGATCGCAAGTTATTAACCTTCATGATTCGTGATTACCAAGGCGGACCGGTTGGCTTATCAACGATTGCTGCCAATATCGGTGAAGAAATGGCCACGATTGAAGAGATGTATGAACCCTACCTGTTGCAAATCGGGTTCTTGAAACGAACTCCTCGCGGACGCATGGTGACCCCTGCTGGCTTTGCACACATGGGGATGACGATGCCGCAATCCTCAGACGAGCAGTCGCCATCAAAAAACAACTAA
- the queA gene encoding tRNA preQ1(34) S-adenosylmethionine ribosyltransferase-isomerase QueA has protein sequence MEANKLQDKKRYRRVENKDYQLSDFDYDLPHELIAQTPLKERDASRLLVLNADTGAMQDKHFYDILDYFKPGDALVMNDTRVMPARLYGVKPETGAHMEVLLLNNTSGDDWETLMKPARKAPVGTVIDFGDGLLKATVTKELEHGGRMIHFDYDGIFMEILDKLGETPLPPYIKEKLEDPEMYQTVYSKELGSAAAPTAGLHWTKELLQKVQDKGVKLVYLTLHVGLGTFRPVVEENIEAHKMHSEFYRLTPEAAATLNEVRDNGGRIIATGTTSIRTLEAIGTKFDGAIKADSGWTDIFIKPGYQWKVVDAFITNFHLPKSTLVMLVAAFTGRDTILNAYKHAIEEKYRFFSFGDAMFIY, from the coding sequence ATGGAAGCGAACAAGTTGCAAGACAAAAAACGTTATCGGCGCGTAGAAAATAAAGATTATCAACTTTCGGATTTTGATTATGACTTACCGCATGAATTGATCGCCCAAACACCGCTGAAAGAACGCGATGCCAGCCGTCTGTTGGTTTTAAATGCTGATACTGGCGCGATGCAGGATAAGCATTTTTATGACATTCTGGATTATTTTAAACCAGGCGATGCGTTGGTCATGAACGACACACGGGTTATGCCGGCACGACTTTATGGTGTCAAACCGGAAACCGGTGCCCACATGGAAGTGCTATTACTTAATAATACTTCCGGCGACGACTGGGAAACTTTGATGAAGCCAGCGCGCAAGGCACCAGTCGGGACAGTGATTGATTTTGGTGACGGGTTGTTAAAGGCGACGGTCACCAAAGAGCTGGAACATGGCGGACGGATGATCCATTTTGATTACGATGGCATTTTCATGGAAATTCTTGATAAGCTCGGTGAAACGCCGCTGCCGCCTTACATCAAAGAAAAACTTGAAGATCCGGAAATGTATCAAACCGTTTATTCCAAAGAGCTAGGATCAGCAGCAGCGCCAACTGCCGGATTGCATTGGACGAAAGAGTTATTGCAAAAGGTGCAGGATAAGGGCGTTAAGCTGGTTTATCTGACGCTGCATGTCGGTCTTGGAACATTTCGGCCGGTGGTAGAAGAAAATATTGAAGCGCATAAGATGCACAGCGAGTTTTATCGTCTGACACCGGAAGCAGCTGCAACTTTGAATGAGGTACGCGATAACGGTGGGCGCATCATTGCTACTGGAACAACCTCAATTCGAACCCTTGAGGCGATTGGCACTAAATTTGATGGTGCTATCAAGGCGGATTCCGGTTGGACAGATATTTTCATTAAGCCTGGGTATCAGTGGAAAGTCGTGGATGCCTTTATCACCAACTTTCATTTGCCAAAGTCAACCTTGGTGATGCTGGTGGCTGCGTTCACAGGCCGGGATACGATCTTGAACGCCTACAAACACGCCATTGAAGAAAAGTACCGATTCTTTAGCTTTGGCGACGCGATGTTCATTTATTGA
- the tgt gene encoding tRNA guanosine(34) transglycosylase Tgt — protein MEPAVKYRLIHQDKHSGARLGELITPHGTFPTPMFMPVGTQASVKTMAPEELDTMGATVILANTYHLWLRPGPDLIEEAGGLHRFMNWHKGILTDSGGFQVFSLADTRHITEDGVTFKNHLNGAKMFLSPEKAIAIENALGPDIMMSLDECPPFFESYEYVKKSVARTSRWAERGLKAHKNPDWQALFGIVQGAGFKDLREQSAKDLVSMDFPGYSIGGLSVGESKDEMNHVLDFTTPLLPEDKPRYLMGVGSADALIDGALRGIDMFDCVLPTRIARNGTCMTSRGRLVIKNAKYAHDFGPLDPNCDCYACRNYSRAYIRHLIHVGEAFGIRLTTYHNLYFLLHLMQQVREAIANDDLLAFREDFFEAYGYNKEKAKNF, from the coding sequence ATGGAACCAGCAGTTAAATATCGTCTCATTCATCAAGATAAGCATAGTGGTGCCCGGTTAGGTGAATTGATCACACCGCATGGAACTTTTCCAACGCCGATGTTTATGCCGGTGGGAACCCAAGCCAGCGTCAAAACAATGGCGCCAGAGGAATTGGACACAATGGGAGCAACGGTTATTTTAGCCAACACCTATCATTTGTGGTTGCGTCCCGGTCCGGATTTAATTGAAGAAGCCGGTGGATTGCACCGTTTCATGAATTGGCACAAGGGAATTTTGACGGACTCAGGCGGTTTTCAGGTCTTTTCGCTGGCAGATACCCGGCATATTACGGAAGACGGGGTCACCTTCAAGAATCATCTGAATGGCGCGAAAATGTTCCTATCACCAGAAAAGGCGATTGCGATCGAAAACGCGTTAGGGCCGGATATTATGATGAGTTTGGATGAGTGTCCGCCGTTTTTTGAAAGTTATGAATATGTCAAAAAAAGTGTTGCGCGTACCAGTCGCTGGGCTGAGCGGGGGTTAAAAGCGCATAAAAATCCGGATTGGCAAGCGCTGTTTGGTATTGTTCAAGGAGCCGGCTTCAAAGATCTTCGTGAACAAAGTGCCAAAGACTTGGTAAGTATGGATTTTCCGGGATATTCAATCGGCGGCTTGTCAGTCGGTGAGTCCAAAGATGAAATGAACCATGTTTTGGACTTCACCACACCTTTGCTGCCAGAGGATAAACCGCGGTATTTAATGGGTGTTGGTTCGGCTGATGCCTTGATTGATGGGGCATTGCGCGGGATTGATATGTTTGATTGCGTCTTGCCAACCCGAATCGCACGAAATGGGACGTGTATGACCAGTCGCGGGCGTCTTGTCATCAAGAATGCCAAGTATGCCCACGACTTTGGCCCGCTTGATCCTAATTGTGATTGCTATGCTTGCCGCAATTACAGTCGCGCCTACATTCGCCACTTGATCCATGTTGGCGAAGCATTCGGTATTCGGCTAACAACCTACCACAATCTTTATTTCCTTTTACACCTCATGCAGCAAGTACGTGAAGCCATTGCCAACGATGATCTGCTTGCCTTCCGCGAAGATTTTTTTGAAGCTTATGGTTATAACAAGGAAAAGGCGAAGAATTTCTAG
- the yajC gene encoding preprotein translocase subunit YajC: protein MIVLLVIFVAFMYFGMIRPQKKQQQKRQEMLSQLKKGDPIVTIGGLHGVIDSIDQQAGTVVIDSDGIYLTFNLNAVRGVASRPATPTPAPAAKAEATNTDEQRVAKEASDTAAKSDDQPAAADSDAKADDDKQA, encoded by the coding sequence ATGATCGTTCTGCTGGTGATCTTTGTAGCGTTCATGTACTTTGGCATGATTCGCCCACAAAAAAAGCAGCAACAAAAGCGTCAGGAAATGCTAAGTCAGTTAAAAAAAGGTGATCCGATCGTTACAATTGGCGGCCTGCATGGTGTGATCGATTCAATTGATCAGCAAGCAGGGACCGTTGTGATTGACTCAGACGGTATTTATCTGACATTCAATTTAAATGCGGTTCGCGGCGTTGCTTCACGTCCGGCAACCCCAACCCCGGCTCCAGCAGCAAAAGCCGAAGCCACCAACACAGATGAACAGCGTGTGGCTAAGGAAGCTTCTGATACTGCGGCCAAGTCCGATGATCAACCGGCTGCTGCTGACAGCGATGCCAAAGCAGACGATGACAAGCAGGCTTAA